Part of the Lucilia cuprina isolate Lc7/37 chromosome 5, ASM2204524v1, whole genome shotgun sequence genome is shown below.
AAACagtaaatttctaatatttttttccatacaCTTACATATGAACGTAAATATAACGTGCAAATGTTTTCCTTCAATATGCATTGTTTTTTGGTTAATTTAGGAATTTCATggtaattattgtttattttatatttagtcaGTTGGTAATTGTAtagagtttatttttatatattgcccatttttttattttgtgtctaTGTATTGgagtttgattttaaaaataaaaacccccCAACGAAGGGTGTTAGAATGTATACAAAGgagctatatatgtatgtatttatacaatGTATATATTATTGAGATAGCTGAATGACGTAGTAACGTATATAGATATTTAACATgtctatttaatttgtttggaaATATTCTTTTGTCATGTTTAAACAGACAAATGTCAGTGGATTTAAAACATcattattgtctagtcttgtcaagtttttctatagaggaACTTTCTCTTAAAAGTCTTAAAAAGATGTCAGTTTCAGACAAACATTTCCTTTATAATAAACATTCCTTAATGTGGTTGTCcgatttaaagtaaattttcttatgaaaagTTTGTCTGATATAAATCatcttcttctatagaaaacttgcctTATTATGGGCGgggttttcagataaagataatctacattctttgtttaaacctaatttattatatgtttttcaaTAGACAGTAACATTACTTATTatattagtttaactgagtgttattggccaattaatcTTAAGTTATAAGAGAAAatacacaattaacaaaaacaataaaacaatgatttcggaagaacaaaaacttaatattttaatttttgttttgttttatttattatttttttaaatgtttatttaacatttttccaacatttttcattttacagctgttattttcaaaaacagctgtttattgtttatgttttaaagttggcaatactaacaatgttaactgaacttaaatccaaaactgaaaaacacaatcatcggttaaagtccgcttaaatttgttccgagtttaatctaacagcaagttaagcgtAGTTTAAGTGAGTACTAAGAAACCTAAGAGCTACTTTTCAAATAAACAGGTTGTCTGATTCAgagtaaatttttctataaatatgtaGATTAATTTagataatgtttttatatagaaaatttgtggtATTCAAGGCAACAGCTGTATAAACCGGAAGTTATTTTTTCCCAGtgaagaacatccagttacagccaacgtgttacaacaacagcaacaacattcgAAACTAATCGAAATATATATATGGGAAAAATATATTCCATATAACTCTATGAAGTCCTAAGTGAGAACGATGTAATCCCTACATGCATCGGAGTAATCCCAAAACTACACCTTATTCAAATAACATGATTCGCAACatgttttctgagtcgattaagctatgtccatccgtccgtctggctggctgactGTCCATTTAAACCAAGGTACAAGATAAttgtatgaaatttggcacacactctttttTTTGGCCCAAGGGCGAAGTCTATGGAAAgtggataaaatcggtccatacaaccgtacccccgaatagggcatttgggctcataattaagttaaatgttctattatgtaaacaaaagtcggcaaaacttagttttataggaCTTTTTGACCCTATCCCTCATACAAACTTCCTTCACAAattgacttgaaggtcaaaattaacctataaacactaataacatttttaagttctacataaataagtttgaagtagacgtgaattccactatcaacatttataaggataggcccatattttcccctactctcctttgagccctcttgtaaaaaatgtcttttgagtaaaaattttccggaataaagttaaaaaacaaatccaaAGCTTCATTTTTTAATCATACCCATTTttaaacatactgactggtcGGCTATGTCCGATCATACATTCATACTAGTTTCTTATTGCAAAAGTTCATAGCAAAAACccggtaatgggttgtacttccataaccacttacttgtCAATGACTATTTACTTGCTGTCTGGTTACTTTGTAGTACTCGAGTAATGAGTATCTTTTCATCTGATAAAGAAGTattttattttcggctttgttattttgtttgcaCTTTTTATTGCGtgttaaaaattgtgttttataaaaaagaaatatcaacttTTTATCTGAAAACCCTTATTTAGCGCGCAATAAGATAGCTAATCAGTGGTGCAGTGAATAGAACATTAATTCTCACTGcctcctttttattattaaaaacaaaacaacttactcaacaacttctttgtaagcaaaatataatTCTTTAACTCTCTATTTGTAAGTGACATCATCGtgataaaataatgacttaaatgcTAACGAGaggaaattgttattttaaaattgcttaacatttaaaataaattcataattgATATAAGTAAAGTGTGAAAAAAGTTTGGTtgtgttaattaaatatatttttgaaatatatacaaaattatgtatattaaagttgtgtttattaagaaaaaaagaatagaaaatatCAGCAGGTAAATACCAAATATTTTGTGATTAGTCCACAGTTTTAAtgtttctatttgtttgtttaatgtaattttaatgcatttagtTCGTTACTTTCTTTAATAGGTTGCACGCTACTTGCTACTCGCGCgctctctctccctctctcaTTCTCTAAAGGCTTAAACTCGCAAACAACTAACAAAGTCAACGCTAATAAACAGGGACCTTTTTGGTTGGGAATTGATTGATTGATGTATAACACTCGttactctttttttttgcaaaacttggTCAacgattaataaataaatgctgctttaaaactttaattataattttatttattattttaaatgcatttttataagtttaaattaaaataaactatttgtttttttttaaataaatttttttgtttttcatttcattaatttaaaaaattttgtattaattttcagcctttttcattttgtgttaaaaaaagaaacacttacaaacgaaaaataaacgaaaactaTATATGACGACAACATCTGgaataaaatgttggatttattaatataaagaaaattaaataattagaaAACGAAACGAAACTTTTTAAAGTCACCAACAGCAACATGAATATGATGaaagaatttaaagttttttatataataaaacttatGATAACAATGGCTACAGTATGTCAGGGTTGTTCTTCAAGAGCAGCACCTAAACCCAGGCCCACCATGCCCTCGACCATGGCACCGATGACAACACCAAGGCCTAATATAACATTCCCCATTTTAAATTGTCCACCGCCCTATGCGGCCTGGTATTGTCTAAATGATGCCACCTGCTTTAAAGTGGAAATTCACAATGAAGTACTCTACAATTGTGAATGTGCTAATGGTTATATGGGTCCACGCTGTGAATATAAAGAAATCGATGGTAGTTATTTACCTACAAGGCAACGTGCCATGTTGGAAACAGCTAGTATAGCAAGTGGTGCTACTCTAGCTTTAATATTTATGCTCGTTCTTTGCTTTTCACTTTACATACGTCATGAGAAAcagcaaaaacttaaattaagcGAAAGTTCAACAATGGCTCATGAAAATGCCGGCATGGATGAGGTGGATGGCATTACGAAAATACCTGAAATGCGACCTTTTGGTCCTCATCATTATCAAGTTTTACCCCTATCATCGGCATTTAAACGTTAAAGCGAGAAATTTGCTAAATTACTAAATTTGCTGTAGTATtagttaaaacttatttattgctttttattacaattatttttttttaaattgtgacagtttttttctaatgtttaatttaacttaaagtttaaataaacacaaaaaaatcctCCAGTTAACACTTTTGATGACAAAACGTTAGCAGAcgttaaaaatctaaaaaaaaacacaaatttcaaaaatttctgaaatttttctaaattaaatcaaaataaaaatttgccttattttataaaaaaaaaacaagtttaggACTTCTTgacaattgtttaaaattaaaaattttattgcacaaaattaaaaaattttataaattataaaaaaaatttacaacaattttatttcaattaaaaaaaaaacgcgcaaaacatttttaactgtatacagagaaaattttaagaaataggTTTCTTAtcctaaataaaaatctaagttattattattttttaattttaaaacaactacttttgtttatgtttaattaaattattgtatttttttttatttaaacattttctcttCAAACTGTTTAACTTTAAATCTTGTGCtaagtttttatgtatttatttatatgttctttttatttattatacataattgtttttctttaaaaaaataatttcttttggcagctttttattgttttaataacatttaattttaattaatttattaaaaaaaagtatttctttttattaacttttaaactataaaagacATTAAAACAGTTTATTAGCTTTTATTTAATAGctgttgtatttaatatttaatcttCTATTTCCTTTTACatctttacacaaaaaaaatatactttgcaTTTTGTTTCCCCCTACGAACAACAacgaattatttaattttattaattatatttcataaaattataataatattcttCACATACATACACGCATAGGCAGCGTTATACAATATAATGTACGTTATTGCATACTATTACTTTTAGTAGTGaataaataatactttatatacctaacaacaacaaataaacaacaagtattaatttaattaacattatattgaaaatttgttttattaatttatttttattattatcatcagCAGTCAGTCAGCATCTTGTTTTCTTTATACTCTCTTGCTCTTTTCTTGTATACACAATTTATTGGTCAATAACTTGTAGAATATATACATAACCTGATTAATACAGGGTGTTATGTATGTGAGAGCAACAAAATTgagtttattatacccttcacctccgtgtgaagggtatatataagtttgtcatttcgtttgtaatttctataatataattttccgaccctataaagtatatatattctggatccttatagatagcggagtccgtctgtctgtctgttgaaatcagtttttagagatccccagatatcgacgagatccgaatcttcaataattcagttagacatgctttcgagaagatcgctatttaaaatcagcaaaatcggtctataaataacggagatatgagcaaaaatccgagacaacctctgaaagtttcatcaaaaaagtcacatttttttcatgctttgttaaaaaagcaacaacaacactgcgaattggataaagatgtacatgtgcatgTGGAGATGTATTCGGTTTTATTCAGCTGGGTTTTTTATGCTtagatgctgttctgttctcacgaaagtaaagggtataacaagaacaaaaagataaagcagtaatatgttggtaatacagctcatatatgtttgagggtggtaatacagtttgacggtggtattacagtacaacacttaatatttctttctgctacagtttataattgtttgtgtgtatgttatgtgtgacatgtgttcagagatacaaaataaataaaaactattttttaaaacatacttggtgaagggtatataagattcggcacagccgaatatagaaatattacttgttttttaatgtaattataaaacttttatttgtccAATTCAAAATCTATGTTGCTTTGTTGTAGcattttttgtcataaaaatttttcaaatacaatttcaaatacaaatcaataataaaaaaattacgacatactacgatacaaccgtacaacaccgattgtgattTGGACAATTGTAGAGAAATcgctatttattaaaaagacgTTAACATAACAACAATAATCGATAAGTATCTATTCCGATaggtttaagttaaattttctaatggttaacaaacattttgtaatCATGCATGATGACACTGAATGTCATATAATGTAGAAAAGTCTTTTATAGAAGTTGTCCTGCACTTAAAGATATTCGCTTTAAATTTTTAGGACAAAAATTTAGAACTGTTGATGGATCTGAAATAAtgttatgaaaacttaaatttagtgAAACTTAGTTTTTAGCCATATTTAAGACGTTATAATAGCGCATAGACcggtttatttataaaatctgtTATACTTATCATCTGGAAGTCCAATTGACTGACTTCTATTCTACCTGATTCGGAATAAGTTCAGATCAttcctttagaaaataaacTCAGAGAAAAAAGTGTGTAAAGTCTCCgagtttataatttgttgacaTCATTTGTAGCAAATGAATTGGTAAATTAATCGGTTTAAACATTAAGggctaaatatttatttacaaatacatacaaataaactaaatgtaaataaattaaaaataatagtcAACCAAAAAATATTAGACATCTTCTATATTTACTTTCACACATTTTGTtacgaaataaacaaataaattaagtaaatatcTAAACAATtaggttttattattattttgtaagtacatacgtttgtatgtgtattttccAAACACATCTGTTGCGAAAAAAGGAAAACGtgtcatttaaaaaaagttattcacttgtttttttgtaatctaGACAATTACATCATCCGATACTCTATaattaagtatatttaaaatctGTTTACAATCTACTGTTtagatatatattattattaaatatgaagTATTTATCCAAACATATATTTTGGATAAATGTAGATGGATAgactgatagatagatagaaagataaatatatagatatatagatagatagatagatagatagatagatagatagatagatagatagatagatagatagatagatagatagatagatagatagatagatagatagatagatagataaatacatagatagatagatagatagatagatagatagatagatagatagatagatagatagatagatagatagatagatagataggtagataggtagatagttagatagatagatagatagatagatagatagatagatagatagatagatagatagatagatagtgcTCAACACTTTTATTTAGGTATGACCCTTAagaaacattaattaaattcgtatttcaaaataatatttcctATATTTACTATCTCCTTTCAGTTACATCTACAATTTCattaactactactactactactaataataataaaaatgccaGATAATAATCAAGGTCCGCCCGAGCCGGAATTGGGTCCACCCAAAGCTGACTTCAGTGCACCACCACCCTATGAATTAAACAATCCAACGCATGTAAATCTAacatcacaacaacaacaatcgcAACAAATGCCACTGATGAATCAACAAAACCTTCAACAAACACATGCAACACTAACAGAGATACCCATGCATCATGGTAAACTGCCCACATACGAAGAGGTGCAAATGGAAAAGTCACTAAATGGAGAATTGCCACCGGGATTTTTAACAACACACACTCTACAACCGCCCCCCTTAGCACCTCCGCCTAATCCATTGCTGGCGAATTTACGTGATCCGCCTGGTGCGACAACTGGCAATGGTGGTACACCCTCCGGCTTAACATTCATTGCAATTGATGCCTCCGAAGCGGAGAATCTAACTAATTCAAGTGATAACAATCTATTGGGCACCGATATCATGTTTATAACTGCTTTTGTGGTGGCATTTCTATTCAATTGGATTGGTTTTCTAATGTTGACCTGTTTCTGTCACACCATTGCTGCTCGTTATGGTGCCTTATCTGGCTTTGGTTTATCACTGGCGAAATGGACTCTAATCGTTAAACATTCTACGGATTTGGCTTCACATGAGAATTCCTGGTTATGGTGGCTAATAATGGCATTTGGGTTTTTAATTTGTGTACGTGCTTTAATACAATATGTTAGTATTAAACGAACTTGGCGCCTATTATCAACATCGGCCCAAGAGCGTTTATTATTCTTCTACTAAAAATTCTTTAGTTTATGTTCTAAGACAGAGagaatatacataaaaataacagaaatatattattatatacaatgaaacatattttatataagctaaggtacaaaaaaaaagaaagaaataaaagaaaatatgttgcCAATTGATTTGTATCTTAATTAtaacttatttaaaacttaattaattgtttatatttttttctttttgtgttctagttaaacatttcttttttttgtaagatatgaaaatttaaaggtTATTCAGTCTGagtaatatacatattatgttATAGTTCATGAGTACTTTAAAAAATcgttcattatttttattcttatcaattgtaaaaaattcttgTAAAAGTTTTGTGGTTCAAAATTTATTCGTCCACAAAATTTTGcgcaaattatattattaaagttctattaaaatttttaattattaaacaaaacaaatagggttttttttcttttttatcgaATAATTGAAACAATATTGAAATGCTTTGATTAGTTATTAAGAATCCATCAAAGCTTGAATTTAATTTCAAgaattagtccatagactacttagggccaatctttaggtgaagtattaggtattaaattaatgtcttcttctttttcataaaaaatgcattgttttgataacaaacagtgaagttttctgttgttttgtatggcaacactgcgaagtttaatcttgtactcaattGGCATTAATCAATCCGcttttagggcgagtttttctgataaatataatcttcattctttggttaaacctggtttaatatatgtttcgtgtttttctgTTATCAGTAAagatacttattatcttagtttaactgagtgtaattggccaattaaactcaagttataagagAGAAAACacgattaacaaaaacaataaaacaatgatttctgatttgttttatttattattgctttaaatgtttatttagcatttttgcaaaattttccattttacaaaagtattgtttgcaaaaaacagctgttcattgtttatatttttgagtgaaaagttggcaatactaacaaagttaactgagcttaaatctaaaactgaaaaacacaattatcggttaaagtccgcctaaatttgttccgagtttaatctaacagcaatttaagcctagtttaactgatgagtaagaaacctgCCCTTAATGTACTAGTCATTAGAGTATAGAGTATTCCATTGTTTACTTtgttgactagtccatagattagtaaATTGACTAGTCGATAGATTACGCAATAGAATGGTGAATAGGCTAGtgtatagactcatctataaactatggaatagtccattgtctagctcatagattagtcaataaaaTAGTCCATACACTATAGCTTAGTCCATTGTCTAATTCATGGACTAGTCAAACGAATATTACATACACTAGACAATGAACAATCAGTAGATTAATCAAAAGACAAGTTCTTTCGaaactaagggcgggttttactgataaagataatcttaaTTCTTtgattaaacctggtttaatatatgttttgtgtttttcattaatcagtaaagttacttagggcgagtttttctgataaagataatcttcattctttggttaaacctggtttaatatatgtttcgtgtttttcagttatcagtaaagttacttattatcttagtttaactgagtgtaattggccaattaaactctagttataagtgagaaaacacaattaacaaaagcaATAATACAATGATTTTGGAAGAACAaacacataatattttaagtaaattgcaattttctgatttgttttgttttattaattattattttaaatgtttatttaacatttttctaaaattttatattttacaaaagtattgtttgcaaaaaacagctgtttattgtttatgtttttgagtgaaaacttggcaatactaacatagttaactgagcttaaatctaaaactgaaaaacacaatcatcatttaatgtccgcctaaatttgttccgagtttaaccTAACAGCAAGTTacgcctagtttaactgatgagtaagaaacccgccctaagagccgtaatatacaaatttatgtttgtttttaatttttatataaattattttgaaaaactttattatttttgtaaaatataaacatattttttgaaattatagtgaattttataaataaatgtttgtgtaGTTATTGTAAAACCTTAAATAAATCCCCTTTTCCCCTCTCCGTTACACCTACCCACTTTTTCTAATCTACATAATAAGtgcatataataattatttttttaaataatttgaaaatttgttaattaaattatttttggtgaaaaacgcATATGCATAACTTGTGcgtatattataaataaaaatgaaacaacaaatttatgaaaaaaagtttttaattttagattgaATCTCCAATTTTAGAATTGattcaataataaatacttatatTAATGACAAGTTATTAAAACACACTTGTTTCCGAATAATCGTCCAAATAAATGCGCTCTCCATTCCTATGTCAGTATAATTTCTTCCAGGGTATAATTTCCCAAGAACGAACAATATGATGACCGAATAGAAAATCCTTTACCTTATTCATGATATAAAACGAAATACCAAAAAAGGAGGCAAAATATAACCAAAACTGTCCCAATCTCTCCCATATGCTCAAATGATAACGGGCACCCAATTGTAAAATATCCAAATCCAATTGTAAAGTAAGACCCTGCTCAGCAGGGGATTTGCGCACATAAGTTTCTTGAAGGTCTAGCTGAAAGAAGGCAGGATTTGATTTCACCTGATTCCACATGTTTTCCGTTTGAAATTGTTGCGTCTGAGAAGTGTTTGTATTCAATTTTATATTACGAAAAGAGGTTTTAGTATTGCGGCCGGGAAAAGGACAGGTAAATTCTACATATTGTTTTAGCATAAGATCGGCACGTACTACAATGACTCCGCTGGTTAGTTGGGAAGCCAGAGGCAAGTCTATGTGATGTATTAGCAAAGCGGGAGGAGATAAAGAGCATTTATGCTACAAAAAggtaataaaaatgaatttacaataaagttttaattagaatgtgtttaattgtaaaataaccTTTAAGCTGGCCTCAAAAAATAAAGCTATATCAAACGAaatcagtttttgttttaatgattcCATGTGCTGCACAAAATAAACTCGATCCACATTGCCATCATAATCCAAATCATCCGTccaatactaaaatatttcaaaatattattttacgcCTTCGGAACAATTTCAAATTCACTTTACAAGCGGGACGAAAAGAATAATATCCTGAAACTTACCTTAATGCCTTCACATTTGTCATTATCATCATTAGCCAAAGCGTTATTCAAATTTGGAAATGTACTGCAGACAAACACTTCAGATTCCTGCTTTGCACTTTTCATAGTTTCAGCTAAAAATATCGATTGATATTTGAACTGCACCTGAGGCTGTTCATATAAAACGCGAGATTCTGCTATGCCCGAGTAAGGACTTAGTAATGATACCAAAAGGACCGGTATCATTACAGAGAGAACTAAAAATGTCAGCACCAATAAAGTAGCCGCAGAACaaatggaatttttataaataatagcGGTATTTGTGGCGTGTAATGGAACAAATTTCATGttgatttattaattaataaaacttttcttaattgttaaacaagattttttgttacaagtgtggaaaaaaatgaattttagtttggtttttttttgggaaataaatGATTACCATAGTTACCGCCactacaaaataattattatgtatATTACACCCTAAATTTGAAAATGGCaggtgttttattaaaaacagaacAAGTTCATAAACCGCTAGATTTAAATagggaaaagaaaaaaatatcagcatttaacttatttaattttgtgttttgtttacatttagtgAAGACACCAACCTCCCAAATAGAAAGATAAGTATTGCCAACTATTATAAACTTTCCAATAGTTCTCAAACTTAATCCGGTtattttatgcataatttttgacatttctttTAGCATACAGTTTGACAGTCCTTTACATTTGACGTGACAACTGGCGTGGCGTTCGTTTTCTCAATTTCTTTgcgaattttaacaattttttagcaaaaaacaaggaaaaatattttaaatatggctaaaaagaaaaatgaagaGTCGACAAATGATCAGGACTTCGAGGAGGAGCCGAATTTTGATGATCCCGAGGGTTTTGTTGATGATATCAGCGATGAGGGTAAGTAGTGTAACTAGAAGAAAACACACATAACCTTAAAATCTCTGCAGCCATTGTGTATTGAATATTAatcatgattattattattggtttttgCAGAATTGTTGGCCGACAAGTTGGAACAACGTCCCTCTGAAGCTGATGGTGTTGAAAATGTTGTTGTGGTAGATAACATACCCAAAGTTGAACCCTCACGTTTGgaaaaattgaaaatggttatcaGTAAGCTGTTCTCCAATTTCGGTGAAATTGTCAACTCTGTGTATCCTGTTGATGAGGAGGGTAAAACCAAGGGTTTTGCTTTTATGGAATTCAAGAATTCCCAACAAGCTGAAGAGGCTGTCAAGAATTTGAACAATCATCGTTTGGATAAGAATCACACTTTTGCTGTGAATTTATTTACTGATTTCCAAAAGTACGATAATATTCCCGAAAAATGGGAACCTCCCACTCCACAACcctttaaaatgcaaaatgatTTGTACAGTTTCCTTATGGATCCTGATGCTTACGATCAATATTGTGTGGCCGCTGAGAGCTCACCCAACAGTGTGCAAGTGGCTTTCTGGCAAAATACCCTACCCGAACCTAATGAATTGGAATCCCGCGAAAACTTTACCGACACCTTTGTTAAATGGTCTCCTTTGGGTACCTATGTGGTGACATTCCACAAACCTGGTGTAGCCATCTGGGGTGGTAGCAAGTTTACCCGTATTCAACGTTTCCCTCACCCTGGCACACAATTTGTTGAGTTCTCTCCCTGCGAAAATTATTTGGTTACCtatggtcctacacccaccggCCAAAAGGTGGTTATTTGGGATATTCGTTCTGGTGCTGAAAAACGTTCCTTCGTAGCCGATGGTGTCTCCATGTTCTCTATGTTCCGTTGGTCTCACGATGACAAATATGTTGCTCGTTTGGGTGATAATTCCATTCACATCTATGAAACTCCCTCTTTCTACCTGCTCGACTTGAAATCCATTAAGGTACCCGGAATTCGCGCCTTCTCCTGGTCACCCACTGACAATGTTATTGCCTACTGGGTAGAAGAACAAAATCAAATTCCTGCTCGTGTCACCTTGCTTGAAATTCCCAAGAAACGTGAAATTCGTAACAAGAATCTTTTCCACGTTGCCGATTGTAAATTGCACTGGC
Proteins encoded:
- the LOC111683771 gene encoding eukaryotic translation initiation factor 3 subunit B, with translation MAKKKNEESTNDQDFEEEPNFDDPEGFVDDISDEELLADKLEQRPSEADGVENVVVVDNIPKVEPSRLEKLKMVISKLFSNFGEIVNSVYPVDEEGKTKGFAFMEFKNSQQAEEAVKNLNNHRLDKNHTFAVNLFTDFQKYDNIPEKWEPPTPQPFKMQNDLYSFLMDPDAYDQYCVAAESSPNSVQVAFWQNTLPEPNELESRENFTDTFVKWSPLGTYVVTFHKPGVAIWGGSKFTRIQRFPHPGTQFVEFSPCENYLVTYGPTPTGQKVVIWDIRSGAEKRSFVADGVSMFSMFRWSHDDKYVARLGDNSIHIYETPSFYLLDLKSIKVPGIRAFSWSPTDNVIAYWVEEQNQIPARVTLLEIPKKREIRNKNLFHVADCKLHWQKSGDYLCVKVDRYSKLKKDKKDSDVKFLGMFYNFEIFHMREKEVPVDSVEIRELILAFAWEPVGNKFAIIHGETNNSNVSFYEVNNGVKPTLVKKLEKKSCTHLFWSPRGQFIVMANLTTGTFEFVDTNNNFLITASPDHFRASEVEWDPTGRYVVTGVSSWKVKEDTGFNMYTFQGRIIRRNILKNFVQFLWRPRPATLLSEEEIKDIKKNLKKYYFIFEQKDRMRVTRASKELLEKRAQLRNQFMEYRNKRESEWKEQKARRMQLRNHFDTDSLDTEEVDEEIIEFLVKEETTVLE
- the LOC111683769 gene encoding NEDD4 family-interacting protein 2; its protein translation is MPDNNQGPPEPELGPPKADFSAPPPYELNNPTHVNLTSQQQQSQQMPLMNQQNLQQTHATLTEIPMHHGKLPTYEEVQMEKSLNGELPPGFLTTHTLQPPPLAPPPNPLLANLRDPPGATTGNGGTPSGLTFIAIDASEAENLTNSSDNNLLGTDIMFITAFVVAFLFNWIGFLMLTCFCHTIAARYGALSGFGLSLAKWTLIVKHSTDLASHENSWLWWLIMAFGFLICVRALIQYVSIKRTWRLLSTSAQERLLFFY
- the LOC111683774 gene encoding uncharacterized protein LOC111683774 — translated: MKFVPLHATNTAIIYKNSICSAATLLVLTFLVLSVMIPVLLVSLLSPYSGIAESRVLYEQPQVQFKYQSIFLAETMKSAKQESEVFVCSTFPNLNNALANDDNDKCEGIKYWTDDLDYDGNVDRVYFVQHMESLKQKLISFDIALFFEASLKHKCSLSPPALLIHHIDLPLASQLTSGVIVVRADLMLKQYVEFTCPFPGRNTKTSFRNIKLNTNTSQTQQFQTENMWNQVKSNPAFFQLDLQETYVRKSPAEQGLTLQLDLDILQLGARYHLSIWERLGQFWLYFASFFGISFYIMNKVKDFLFGHHIVRSWEIIPWKKLY
- the LOC111683770 gene encoding protein spitz; the protein is MNMMKEFKVFYIIKLMITMATVCQGCSSRAAPKPRPTMPSTMAPMTTPRPNITFPILNCPPPYAAWYCLNDATCFKVEIHNEVLYNCECANGYMGPRCEYKEIDGSYLPTRQRAMLETASIASGATLALIFMLVLCFSLYIRHEKQQKLKLSESSTMAHENAGMDEVDGITKIPEMRPFGPHHYQVLPLSSAFKR